A window from Hymenobacter volaticus encodes these proteins:
- a CDS encoding DUF3891 family protein, translated as MIVNYTADGWQIIYQQAHGQLAAQLAWHWQPFGPSDRWVGILSAIAQHDDEQRDWDGHYGLTPAGAPANFTMKEFALEQAQGVLHAARFQGRWRSLLTSMHVSKLYESLRGQNKTIDTFLDEQQADQKNWIKQLHLQRAEAQQAYDLMHWCDRLSLILCRHELPEMSRALEIYTGMDGQRYDVMRPVDGGPLTVHPWPFQEKQFTVSVEASLLHQLQFKDDAELAKALREAPIETLTWEFNKHRQSPDKP; from the coding sequence ATGATCGTAAACTATACCGCCGATGGCTGGCAGATTATCTACCAGCAGGCGCATGGCCAGTTAGCCGCTCAGCTAGCGTGGCATTGGCAACCCTTCGGCCCTTCCGACCGATGGGTGGGCATCCTTTCGGCCATAGCCCAACACGACGACGAACAACGCGACTGGGACGGCCACTACGGCCTGACGCCCGCTGGCGCCCCCGCCAATTTTACGATGAAGGAATTTGCCTTAGAGCAGGCCCAGGGCGTACTCCACGCGGCTCGCTTTCAGGGCCGCTGGCGTAGCTTGCTTACCAGCATGCATGTGAGCAAGCTCTACGAAAGCCTGCGGGGTCAAAACAAAACCATTGATACCTTTCTCGACGAGCAGCAAGCCGATCAGAAAAACTGGATCAAGCAGCTGCACCTCCAACGAGCCGAAGCCCAACAAGCCTACGACCTCATGCATTGGTGCGACCGGCTCAGCCTCATTCTTTGCCGTCACGAGCTACCCGAAATGAGCCGCGCCCTCGAAATTTACACGGGCATGGACGGCCAACGCTACGACGTGATGCGCCCCGTAGATGGTGGCCCGCTTACGGTACATCCTTGGCCTTTTCAGGAAAAGCAGTTCACGGTGAGCGTGGAAGCCAGCCTATTGCATCAGCTCCAATTCAAAGATGACGCCGAACTAGCTAAGGCCCTGCGCGAAGCGCCCATCGAAACACTCACCTGGGAATTCAACAAACACCGCCAAAGCCCCGACAAACCATAG